Proteins found in one Plasmodium gaboni strain SY75 chromosome 13, whole genome shotgun sequence genomic segment:
- a CDS encoding transcription factor with AP2 domain(s) — MKERKKFSKLKGSKNSLIENDNFCLNNNMNNLYGSNDNNKNLEEEKEEREIIFNSRNNDCLVEVDYNNMMNNMNKYENTILNNNHNNNNSNNRCNNFPNYDQIIYNNNVLNNGPVNNMMNNNMMNNDMMNNDMMNNDMMNNDMMNNDMMNNNMMNNNMMNNNIMNTSNFSELTNYSTSNQEPFIQTQNMYLKDANNNLNNCYVNTSMCDSICSNMSNNVNNNMVDNITLDHSCMSNNSNDHNNNSNCNYYNNNNNNDYSNNYYNNIKVQEDQKQGKIGNGKLSNMENIFNINEHNNIYSERINSLNNVNNTNNFKYNNYVNMVNNDNXXXXXXXXXXDLLTNKYNSNMNNESYNVSTCNNNNPNNDFNHTNTTTTNNNNNNYNIHNINIKDINVNIKLENYFNEVLNNNNNNNKEYINNTYMNKHIETQHMNIHLNNNIKSLNIDNNHEHLNFPMIETQPNPPHIFNNILNNNNSNNFESDNVIPNMKNITRNNITDDSSVMRNLLNNNQVDHQIVNNNNNNYVNNDIRKIDREGNVNLQNMHKTMGVVTNGVTNTVTSSLGNVLANIKTPSQHMNNMSYLGNMNKYINKNDEHLSFNKEDNIIGNNNNNDEHKRDHNINSNDNNNDDCGNNNNMNHHNKNNKINNNFNNDWIRKLKNFGTSSDNEDENDDLPINTNHNYYINNFLLNQRFNFIKNDNIRDINNNKPSAINFMSEDNINNNNNNNNNNNNNNSNDNNMDTAMNSLNMLILPKIKGVRFDKSGRRWVASWSQNGNQKRQYFPVKKFGQAQAKYLAIYARIQAVNCLQRKPHKPRMPKRLNEKRKGLLNMEGKEKNELDNNESNNNENNYISQNCEEDEGDEDDDADDDVDDDVHDDVHDHVDDNIEDTYNDYENCEDENYVHIDNNDDKHYGITNNDINNDNYKNNNQQRGDNEYVEILNNETQNIKKKICTDIKDEYVKSITNNNTQTKHQDISNETTNIINTNNITDSNHIVNDNACLVVSSNHLKNITDDEKNVKINNIDQKKNQNNEFLRERKNKRMHNNDNNVYDNSFKRTSVDYNQQLNKSSDEEKEMSQINSLKYKGEEENDQNDDKHERKILEHDTNKCEIIFINLESIKQNENLKDLSLHNNNNNNIYNMDNIDNVLLDEILRVQNTCRKRKNKEIKLILLNEENKIRLHFDEKDEINYKNDIDTIKKLDLHKKNLLLDKLKDYYNNHTFLIEQEYNEYTMSQINDEDTKSIKGDDIIDFYDCQDDYNNRNVNAKITEHNAKDIIIDEEIKNSKKQTICDNVNKDELNETMIHNDLFHSIELDINEDDKKEGKKLSTKDNLKKKEEIEDKENNEFLEKKHYSIEKSTEDNVEEVSITQNIEITYSYGTEDSLNVNDLENNKNHDRKKNITNNNNNNKNNDGDKGSYNSNNAMQKNRRRFEYMKKLDNMKKSQNNLDIMRHVQNYHINNSKVNKKKKVLKNALNPIKSRAINDDNDDDTNNNLCPSNVSNNNMIDNDLSLNMNFFDKDKKSYPFKGAKNKLSFLYNKNSINNIKNSMLLLNDIKRIVDSGVNNSILNNSNLLNMEDTNGVSKNSSSFLKQGNNKKKENDELKGNSNMNNNNNNNNSSSSSSSSCCNNTNLKGNLTGEKKTCMKSYLVNSNKIEKFIQNNMIDGYLNKKSSIFNINNEDENETGNNFMKYNSSEHNEKNNVDVLNGENNNIKLCGLDRFHKNDLIKNKNANKNKMKTIFSKKIGSNENEQNHKSLIEDEYKVVSVQQNEMIDTDQNYFTNVDEKNVEQINSTIFYNNNNNKSGNLQFTLTNQNEMNLFEGKRNNFVNPFIKNIINKDYELNFINEYNNNVNDNNNNNNNCNILNHNMNPINEEENINYNNSIEYEPNDPNISNNSEKTTSSYIYSTNDNNYNSTFHMDKMTYDNHKNIMHNKNCDKNVIIGNHNMNNSNNSCVLNNMRKDITIINNERARNSSNFVLQPNMENIDNIDNIDNMDNIDNINNNIIDIRNNNSMDILSNNEEYISSPMTNNLSYNDMVNNNVMCEFIKNDDMNDIDNMNDIDNMDNMNDTDNINNTDNINNMNHMNHVNHVNHMNNISDENINLINMENIQTELTSSNNNELNNIYSNEYINNCVNTYSNNYSNECNNNFTNNYKNNFNNIYSNS; from the coding sequence atgaaagaGAGGAAGAAGTTTTCAAAATTGAAAGGAAGTAAGAATAGCCTAAttgaaaatgataatttttgtttaaataataatatgaataatttatatgggtcaaatgataataacaaaaatttggaagaagaaaaagagGAGAGAGagataatatttaattcGAGGAATAACGATTGTTTAGTAGAAGTAGACTATAATAACATgatgaataatatgaataagTATGAAAATACGATATTGAATAATAAccataataataataatagtaataatagGTGTAATAATTTTCCTAATTATGATCagattatttataataataatgttttaaataatggtcctgtgaataatatgatgaataataatatgatgaataatgatatgatgaataatgatatgatgaataatgatatgatgaataatgatatgatgaataatgatatgatgaacaataatatgatgaacaataatatgatgaacaataatattatgaacaCGAGTAATTTTTCAGAGTTAACAAATTATTCAACCAGTAATCAAGAACCTTTTATTCAAACAcaaaatatgtatttaaaGGACGCTAATAACAATTTAAACAATTGTTATGTTAATACAAGTATGTGTGATAGTATATGTAGTAACATGTCTAataatgttaataataacatGGTTGACAATATTACACTTGATCATTCTTGTATGAGCAACAATAGTAatgatcataataataatagtaattgtaactattataataataataataataatgattatagtaataattattataataatataaaagtacAAGAAGATCAAAAACAAGGAAAAATAGGAAATGGTAAATTATCtaatatggaaaatatattcaatataaatgaacataataatatatatagtgagagaataaattcattaaataatgtaaaCAATACAAATAactttaaatataataattatgtaaatatggttaataatgataatNNNNNNNNNNNNNNNNNNNNNNNNNNNNATGATCttttaacaaataaatataacagTAATATGAATAACGAATCATATAATGTAAGCACATgcaataataataatccTAATAATGATTTTAATCATACTAATACTACTACtactaataataataataataattataatatacataatataaatataaaagatattaatgtcaatataaaattagaaaattattttaacgaggtattaaataataataataataataataaggaatatataaataatactTATATGAATAAACACATTGAAACACAACATATgaatattcatttaaataataatattaaatctttaaatatagataataatcATGAGCATCTAAATTTTCCTATGATCGAAACACAACCAAATCCAccacatatatttaataacatattaaataataataatagtaataatttTGAATCAGATAATGTTATACCTAAcatgaaaaatattactaGAAATAACATAACTGATGATTCGTCTGTTATGAgaaatttattaaataataatcaagTGGATCATCAAATagtaaataataataataataattatgttaataatgatattagAAAAATAGATAGAGAAGGAAATGTTAATCTTCAAAATATGCACAAAACAATGGGTGTCGTAACAAATGGTGTTACTAATACTGTAACGTCATCCCTAGGAAATGTATTGgcaaatataaaaacacCATCTCAacatatgaataatatgagTTATTTAGgaaatatgaataaatatataaataaaaatgatgaacatctatcttttaataaagaagataatatcataggtaataataataataatgatgaacACAAAAGAGAccataatattaatagtaatgataataataatgatgattgtggtaataataataatatgaatcATCATAACAAgaataacaaaataaataacaattttaataatgattggataagaaaattaaaaaattttggTACTTCCTCAGATAATGAAGACGAAAATGACGACTTACCTATTAATACtaatcataattattatattaataattttttattaaatcaacgttttaattttattaaaaatgataatataagagatattaataataataagcCGTCTGCTATAAATTTCATGTCGGAAGACAacattaataataataataataataataataacaataataataacaatagtaatgataataatatggataCTGCTATGAACAGCTTGAATATGCTAATACTACCAAAAATTAAAGGAGTTCGTTTTGATAAATCTGGAAGAAGATGGGTAGCTAGCTGGAGCCAAAACGGAAATCAAAAGAGACAATATTTCCCTGTTAAGAAATTTGGTCAGGCACAAGCCAAATATTTAGCTATTTATGCAAGAATACAAGCTGTTAATTGCTTACAAAGGAAACCACATAAACCTAGGATGCCCAAACgattaaatgaaaaaagaaaaggattattaaatatggaaggaaaagaaaaaaatgaacttgataataatgagtctaataataatgaaaataattatattagTCAGAATTGTGAAGAAGATGAAGGtgatgaagatgatgatGCAGATGATGATGTAGATGACGATGTACATGACGATGTACATGACCATGTAgatgataatattgaaGATACTTATAACGATTATGAAAATTGTGAAGATGAAAACTATGTTcatattgataataatgatgataaacATTACGGTATTActaataatgatattaataatgataattataaaaacaacAATCAACAGCGTGGTGATAATGAATATGTagaaattttaaataatgagacccaaaatataaagaaaaagatatgCACAGATATAAAAGATGAATATGTGAAAAgtataacaaataataatacacaAACAAAACACCAAGATATATCAAATGAGActacaaatataataaacacAAACAATATAACTGATAGTAACCATATTGTAAATGATAATGCATGTCTTGTAGTGTCTAGTAATcatttgaaaaatattacagacgatgaaaaaaatgttaaaataaataacatCGATCAAAAAAAGAATCAGAACAATGAATTTTTAAGggaaagaaaaaacaaaagaatGCACAATAATGATAACAACGTTTATGATAACAGTTTTAAAAGAACGTCAGTTGATTATAATCAACaattaaataaatcatCTGATGAAGAAAAGGAGATGTCTCAAAtaaattctttaaaatataaaggtgaagaagaaaacgatcaaaatgatgataagcatgaaagaaaaattcTTGAACATGATACAAACAAATGtgaaataatatttataaatttagAAAGTATTAAACAGAATGAAAACCTAAAAGATTTATCtttacataataataataataataatatatataatatggACAATATAGATAATGTTTTATTAGATGAAATATTACGAGTACAAAATACATgtagaaaaagaaaaaataaagaaataaaattaattttattaaatgaagaaaataaaataagatTGCATTTTGATGAAAAGGATGAAATTAATTATAAGAATGATATTgatacaataaaaaaactagaccttcataaaaaaaatttattacttgataaattaaaggattattataataatcatacatttttaatagaacaagaatataatgaatatacCATGTCTCAAATTAATGATGAAGATACAAAAAGCATTAAAGGAGATGATATTATTGATTTTTATGATTGCCAAgatgattataataatagaaatGTGAATGCAAAAATTACAGAACATAATGcaaaagatataataatagatgaagaaataaaaaattctAAAAAACAAACTATTTGTgataatgtaaataaagATGAATTAAATGAAACTATGATACATAATGATTTATTTCATTCTATTGAATTAGATATCAATGAGGATGATAAAAAGGAAGGGAAAAAATTATCTACAAAAGATAAcctaaaaaaaaaggaagaaatagaagataaagaaaataacGAATTCTTAGAAAAGAAACATTATTCAATTGAAAAAAGTACTGAGGATAATGTAGAAGAAGTTTCTATAACACAAAATATTGAAATAACCTATTCTTATGGTACTGAGGATTCTTTAAATGTAAATGatttagaaaataataaaaatcaCGATCGAAAAAAGAACattacaaataataataataataataaaaataatgatggTGATAAAGGTAGTTATAATTCAAACAATGCTATGCAAAAAAATCGTAGAAGATTtgaatatatgaaaaaacTAGATAATATGAAGAAAAGTCAAAATAATTTAGATATCATGAGACATGTAcaaaattatcatattaataatagtaaagtaaataaaaaaaaaaaagttttaaaaaatgcATTAAATCCTATTAAAAGTAGAGCtataaatgatgataatgatgatgatacaaataataatttatgtCCATCAAATGTATCAAATAACAATATGATAGATAATGATTTATCattaaatatgaatttttttgataagGATAAAAAGTCATACCCTTTTAAAGGGgctaaaaataaattatcctttttatataataagaatagtataaataatattaaaaatagtatgttattattaaatgatattaaGAGGATAGTAGATTCAGGGGTGAATAATTCAATCCTTAATAATTCcaatttattaaatatggAAGATACAAATGGGGTCTCTAAAAATAGTTCTTCCTTTTTAAAACAAggaaataataagaaaaaagaaaatgatgaatTAAAAGGAAATAGCAAcatgaataataataataataataataatagtagcagtagtagtagtagtagttgttgtaataatacaaatttGAAGGGAAATCTTACTGGAGAGAAAAAAACCTGCATGAAAAGTTATTTGGTAAATAGCAATAAAATCGAAAAAtttattcaaaataatatgattgATGGATATCTTAATAAGAAATCATccatttttaatataaataatgaagacGAAAATGAGACAggaaataattttatgaaatataattctAGTGAAcataatgaaaaaaataatgtagACGTATTAAACGgagaaaataataatataaaattgtGTGGTTTAGATAGGTTCCATAAAAATgatttgataaaaaataaaaatgctaataaaaataaaatgaaaacaaTATTTAGTAAGAAAATAGGTTCTAATgaaaatgaacaaaatcATAAGAGTCTAATTGAAGATGAATATAAAGTAGTATCTGTTCaacaaaatgaaatgaTAGATACAGatcaaaattattttacaaatgttgatgaaaaaaatgtggaacaaattaatagtacaatattttataataataataataataaaagtgGTAACTTACAGTTTACACTTACTAATCAAAATGAGATGAATTTATTTGAAGggaaaagaaataattttgtcaacccttttataaaaaatataataaacaagGATTATGAACTAAACtttataaatgaatataacaataatgttaatgataataataataataataataattgcAATATACTTAATCATAATATGAACCCTATTAAcgaagaagaaaatataaattataataatagtattGAATATGAACCAAATGATCcaaatatatcaaataatagTGAAAAAACTACATCctcatatatatattctacaaatgataataattataattcCACATTTCATATGGATAAAATGACCTATGATAATCATAAGAATATAATGCATAATAAGAACTGCgataaaaatgttattattgGCAACcataatatgaataattcaaataatagTTGTGTACTTAATAATATGAGGAAAGATATAACTATTATAAATAACGAAAGAGCAAGGAATAGTAGTAATTTTGTTTTACAACCaaatatggaaaatatagataatatagataatatcgataatatggataatatagataatataaataataacataatCGATATCAGAAACAACAATTCTATGGATATATTATCTAATAATGAGgaatatatttcttctCCTATGACAAACAATTTATCTTATAATGATATggttaataataatgtaatgtgtgaatttataaaaaatgatgatatgaatgatatagataatatgaatgatatagataatatggataatatgaatgatacagataatatcaataatacagataatatcaataatatGAATCATATGAATCATGTCAATCATGTGAATCATATGAATAACATAAGTGACGAAAATATAAACCTTATAAATATGGAAAACATACAAACCGAATTAACATCATCAAACAATAACGAATTAAACAATATTTATTCAAAcgaatatataaataattgtgttaatacatattctaataattattcaaatgaatgtaataataattttacaaataattataaaaacaattttaataatatatattcaaattCT
- a CDS encoding hypothetical protein (conserved Plasmodium protein, unknown function), protein MDAELTYQLIKHTLEELEKSKEYIKNELTNKREKNNEKEENQTYDDIFNKSNNFKKDDKKIDYESILDCVIKQIDHYEKLLDKNQLNNKTDDNINNDNRKYNNLFDNNNNNNNVLNENVEQYKIRDFFEDYKENEKITFNKYKLNKKVIVGHTTEGNSIVINNDNFLKLFKNSDIINNSFNKSNTTNIFNISKNINEDKLNQDKLNANVDNNYLSDMSCSTSSVISLNSFIKKEKNERIYKNKEAYVKHKYDDNSYISHKLNYCSDCSSSSLSWHNQEYDDLFYYSNLLKEDKHLKNKINIKKKKNHTNDNNKKHISDNHHNYHNDGDCNLELFKNKQQNHNESPFFKYIYFKYINKDKNNFYPVFINNKNGKKKIWNLKSLNKYQHVDTSEPNNKYELDTQLFSYKSHKYLSSVDDNSKKKKKKLSSKNTQNIDSLKKYRFDVDEMNYSIDKIVHQIEQIHNTEKSEKKKTNYNEHFMNFIKKNKEYLKKENNFTFKKLCETDKIKLKVKIIGTDGKIIKNRSLDNVVINKNKTFGDLALKLGHTFKLSDDKIENIKMFFDGDLCDKNMSFDNNELGLEDGYQIDVKFPLTDDIPCTVDESNLSDDSYILFLPDSYVID, encoded by the exons ATGGATGCCGAACTGACGTACCAGTTGATTAAACATACCCTTGAGGAACTTGAAAAATCTAAAgaatacataaaaaatgaattaacaaataagagagaaaaaaataatgaaaagGAAGAAAACCAAACTTATGatgatatttttaacaaatcaaataattttaaaaaagatgaCAAAAAAATTGATTATGAATCCATCTTAGATTGTGTGATAAAACAAATTGATCATTATGAGAAATTACTAGATAAAAATCAgttaaataataaaactgatgataatattaataatgataataggaaatataataatctctttgataataataataataataataatgtacTTAATGAAAATGTAGAACAATATAAGATACGCGATTTTTTTGAAgattataaagaaaatgaaaaaattacatttaataaatataaattaaataaaaaagttatAGTTGGTCATACGACAGAAGGGAATTCTATTGTTATAAACAATGATAATTTTCTTAAACTATTTAAAAATTcagatataataaataattcatttaataaatctaatacaacaaatatatttaatataagcaaaaatataaatgaagataaaTTAAACCAAGACAAATTAAATGCAAATGTggataataattatttaagTGATATGTCATGTTCTACCTCTAGTGTAATATCATTAAATagttttattaaaaaagaaaagaatgagagaatttataaaaataaagaagcATATgtaaaacataaatatgatgataattcatatatttctcataaattaaattattgTAGTGATTGCTCCTCATCCTCTTTAAGTTGGCATAACCAAGAATATGATGaccttttttattattctaATTTATTGAAAGAGGATAAACacttaaaaaataaaataaatataaagaaaaagaaaaatcataccaatgataataataagaaacATATTAGTGATAACCatcataattatcataatgATGGCGATTGTAACTTGGAATTGTTCAAGAATAAACAACAAAATCATAATGAATCtccattttttaaatatatatattttaaatatataaataaggATAAAAATAACTTCTATCCtgtatttattaataataaaaatggaaaaaaaaaaatatggaacCTAAAAAGTCTAAACAAATATCAACATGTAGATACAAGTGAACCAAATAACAAGTATGAATTAGATACACAACTATTTAGTTATAAATCTCATAAATATCTTTCTTCAGTGGATGATAattctaaaaaaaaaaaaaaaaaattatcttCAAAGAATACTCAAAATATAGATAGCCTCAAGAAGTATCGTTTTGACGTAGACGAAATGAACta TTCTATAGATAAAATTGTTCATCAAATAGAACAAATACATAACACTGAAAAatcagaaaaaaaaaaaacaaattacAACGAGCATTTTATGAATTttattaagaaaaataagGAGTATCTTAAAAAGGAAAA cAATTTTACTTTTAAAAAGTTGTGTGAAACAGACAAAATAAA GCTGAAAGTAAAAATTATAGGAACCGATggaaaaataataaaaaacaGAAGTCTCGATAATGTTGTTATAAATAAg aaTAAAACATTTGGTGATTTGGCCCTTAAATTAGGACATACGTTTAAATTGTCTGATGataaaattgaaaatataaaaatgttttttgACGGAGATTTATgtgataaaaatatgtcTTTTG ATAATAACGAACTTGGACTAGAAGATGGTTATCAAATAGATGTAAAATTCCCCTTAACTGAC GATATTCCTTGTACTGTTGACGAATCAAATCTTAGTGATGATTCATATATTCTATTTTTACCAGATTCTTATGTTATTGATtga
- a CDS encoding hypothetical protein (conserved Plasmodium protein, unknown function) produces MKENLLNNENVNAYEEKGNLNNDERDEHMISLRGLNIYYKDKLESLNTIKNIDNNKKFIKLVLEDVDLKPEEIMKQVLHLLKEKTSLHTILEINKQKYKIKYKEIIPDDHILFTQNIQNITNCKYAFLGILKVSKYTKKNTFNEKLLQSWQDEPMDF; encoded by the coding sequence atgAAGGAGAActtattaaataatgaaaatgtaAATGCATATGAAGAGAAAGGAAATTTGAACAATGATGAAAGAGACGAACATATGATATCATTAAGAGgattaaatatttattacaaAGATAAATTAGAAAGTTTAAATactattaaaaatattgataataataagaaatttataaaattagTTTTAGAAGATGTTGATTTAAAACCTGAAGAAATTATGAAACAAGTTCTACATCTcttaaaagaaaaaacaaGTTTACATACTATATTAGAAattaataaacaaaaatataaaataaaatataaagaaataatacCAGATgatcatattttatttacacaaaatattcaaaatattacTAATTGTAAGTATGCATTCTTAGGTATTTTAAAAGTTTCAAAgtacacaaaaaaaaatacattcAATGAAAAGTTACTTCAGTCATGGCAAGACGAGCCAATGgatttttaa
- a CDS encoding hypothetical protein (conserved Plasmodium protein, unknown function), protein MGFFYSGFHKPNKKNMNDKRAKIIYVLGLFLLPSLVSYVGSNYYILNFFIDTFKPIEVPRESNFQIIKNIYHNKKPPSKSSDYDDNTNI, encoded by the coding sequence atggGTTTCTTTTATAGCGGTTTTCATAAACCcaataagaaaaatatgaatgataaaagagctaaaataatttatgtacttggtttatttttattaccATCTTTAGTATCATACGTAGGAagtaattattatatattgaatttttttattgaCACATTTAAGCCTATAGAAGTACCAAGAGAATCCAACTTtcaaattataaaaaatatttaccATAATAAAAAACCCCCTTCCAAAAGTTCAGACTATGAtgataatacaaatatatga
- a CDS encoding hypothetical protein (conserved Plasmodium protein, unknown function): MNYSEIDEDDEDLYEGLEGDNLDTFEKKIEEKKKEVEKPIKPKEQSFDKSRRNLYKKLCGGKATYTKKEPCLLFGAPQATEEATDICSGEEKVEFLLLLNLVYYINDIIIRKHCEKFGKVKRVLILEDNVYCKSLGICLVEFSYLDNTQNYSLYLKENLKVTVKKLDGFLEEQIKNDELYNYGGYLDYNIIEKIKNEHMDILKNKDNVYDTLFNKSLNLNKHPLFPWFNTNLKDVLNTYIKSELKKKKKNQSNNNNNEYIDKQYESNSSDSDSDISTHVLNYIQKKNKYINYNNKT, translated from the exons ATGAATTATTCAGAG attgatgaagatgatgaagatTTATATGAGGGTTTAGAAGGAGATAATTTG GACACTTTtgagaaaaaaattgaagaaaaaaagaaggaAGTTGAAAAGCCTATAAAGCCAAAAgaa CAATCGTTTGATAAATCTCGAAGAAatttatacaaaaaattatgtgGAGGAAAAGCTACTTATACCAAAAAGG aACCCTGTTTATTGTTTGGAGCCCCCCAAGCTACTGAAGAAGCAACAGATATATGTTCTGGGGAAGAAAAGGTAGAGTTTCTTTTACTTTTAAATTtagtatattatataaatgatataataataagaaaacATTGTGAGAAATTTGGAAAAGTGAAAAGGGTTTTAATATTAGAAGATAATGTATATTGTAAATCTTTAGGAATTTGTTTAGTTGAATTTTCTTATTTAGATAATACACAGaattattctttatatttaaaagagAATTTAAAAGTTACTGTGAAAAAATTAGATGGATTTCTTGaagaacaaataaaaaatgatgagttatataattatgGTGGTTATTTagattataatattattgagaaaataaaaaatgaacatatggatatattaaaaaataaagataatgTTTATGatacattatttaataaatcattaaatttaaataaacatCCTTTATTTCCATGGTTTAATACTAACTTAAAGGATGTTCtgaatacatatattaaatcagaattaaaaaaaaaaaaaaaaaatcaatcaaataacaataataacgaatatatagataaacAATATGAAAGTAATTCTTCAGATTCAGATAGTGATATTTCTACACATGTTCTTaattatattcaaaaaaaaaataaatacattaattataataataaaacatgA
- a CDS encoding hypothetical protein (conserved Plasmodium protein, unknown function) yields MANTWRCDGCLVENSDDALECVCCMQKRSIINDEKNGDVNINGNTNNDGLLTNIDSNKKNEDETVAENKINEDKENTSRIDIIGGGGFIPSIKATNNTNNKSRSIFLNNVSNSNETETTTMTNDDNNIHINSKKNNFSDKEQKESKHNLDSSNKNVSLKSKKKKKYDKNDKGISKRVQPARNCTKKKINYKT; encoded by the coding sequence atggCTAATACTTGGAGATGTGATGGATGCTTAGTCGAAAATTCAGACGATGCATTAGAATGTGTTTGTTGCATGCAGAAAAGAAGCATAAttaatgatgaaaaaaatggTGACGTGAATATTAATGGaaatacaaataatgaTGGGTTGTTAACAAATATAGATtctaataaaaaaaatgaagatgaGACAGTTGctgaaaataaaataaatgaagataaGGAAAATACTTCCAGAATTGATATTATAGGAGGAGGTGGTTTTATTCCTTCAATTAAAGCAActaataatacaaataataaatctagaagtatttttttaaataatgttTCAAATAGTAACGAAACTGAAACAACTACCATGActaatgatgataataatatacatatcaattcaaaaaaaaataatttctCTGATAAAGAACAAAAGGAAAGTAAGCATAATTTAGATTCAtctaataaaaatgttagTCTTAaatctaaaaaaaaaaaaaaatatgataaaaatgataaagGTATATCAAAAAGGGTACAACCAGCCCGAAATtgtacaaaaaaaaaaattaattacAAAACatga